One window from the genome of Nitrospira defluvii encodes:
- the trpS gene encoding tryptophan--tRNA ligase yields the protein MTTTRNRVLSGMQASGLLHLGNWLGALENWNALQEQYDCFFFVADWHALSSNYADTSRIREYVREMLIDWLAAGIDPQRATVFIQSQVPDHAVLHLLFSMMIPVSWLERNPTYKEKQEEIKERDLSTYGFLGYPVLQAADILLYKPDFVPVGKDQLPHLELTRELARRFNGLYRPVFPEPQEHLTKFPKVLGTDGRKMSKSYGNAINLSDTEPVVRQKIKTMITDPARVRRHDPGNPDVCPVYDFHKIFSPLPVIEQVNQDCRKAAIGCIDCKKLVADRVVERLAPMWDVRAALTQQPGRLDDIVEDGRRRATAVSSQTMAEVRDAMKI from the coding sequence ATGACGACGACTCGAAATCGGGTACTTAGCGGAATGCAGGCCAGCGGCCTGCTGCATCTCGGTAACTGGTTGGGAGCGCTGGAAAACTGGAACGCATTACAGGAGCAATACGACTGCTTTTTCTTTGTGGCGGACTGGCATGCCTTGTCGTCCAATTACGCCGATACCAGCCGGATTCGTGAATACGTGCGAGAAATGCTGATTGATTGGCTGGCAGCCGGCATCGATCCTCAACGCGCCACCGTCTTCATTCAATCGCAGGTACCGGACCACGCAGTCCTCCATCTGCTGTTTTCTATGATGATTCCCGTGTCGTGGCTGGAGCGCAATCCTACTTACAAAGAAAAGCAGGAAGAAATCAAAGAGCGCGACCTCAGCACCTATGGTTTTCTCGGCTACCCGGTCCTGCAGGCAGCCGACATTCTTCTCTACAAGCCGGATTTCGTTCCGGTCGGCAAGGACCAATTGCCGCATCTCGAACTCACCCGCGAACTCGCCCGACGGTTCAACGGCCTCTACCGGCCCGTGTTTCCCGAACCCCAAGAACACCTGACCAAGTTTCCGAAGGTGCTGGGCACCGACGGGCGCAAGATGAGCAAGAGCTACGGCAACGCCATCAACCTCTCCGATACGGAACCGGTGGTGCGTCAGAAGATCAAAACCATGATCACCGACCCGGCACGTGTGCGCCGGCACGATCCGGGTAATCCGGATGTCTGTCCGGTCTATGATTTTCACAAGATCTTTTCGCCGCTGCCGGTCATCGAACAGGTCAACCAGGATTGCCGCAAGGCGGCCATCGGATGTATCGATTGCAAGAAACTCGTTGCTGACCGTGTGGTGGAGCGCCTCGCCCCGATGTGGGACGTACGTGCGGCGTTGACGCAACAACCGGGACGTCTGGATGACATCGTCGAAGACGGGCGCCGACGCGCTACGGCCGTCTCCTCTCAGACAATGGCCGAGGTGCGCGACGCCATGAAGATCTGA
- a CDS encoding PilZ domain-containing protein, which yields MKNQRKHERVRVQFRSHFSMKGKMLAGDGDLTDLSPGGCRILSSVPVTVGAEVELCIFPGDSANPILIDAATVRWCQPNEFGLSITKIRVPVQRQLTDVWRKLAKPA from the coding sequence ATGAAAAATCAACGTAAGCATGAGCGTGTGCGCGTGCAGTTTCGCAGCCACTTCTCGATGAAGGGAAAGATGCTGGCCGGAGATGGGGATTTGACTGACCTGTCTCCAGGGGGGTGTAGAATTCTCAGCTCGGTTCCCGTCACCGTTGGCGCCGAAGTGGAGTTGTGTATTTTCCCAGGAGATAGCGCCAACCCGATTCTCATCGACGCGGCCACGGTACGCTGGTGCCAGCCGAATGAATTTGGTCTGTCCATCACGAAAATCCGGGTGCCGGTCCAACGCCAATTGACCGATGTCTGGCGCAAATTGGCGAAGCCCGCCTAG
- a CDS encoding bifunctional nuclease family protein, translated as MISIAGRWLLGALCVLVPVVSSGDLSALADEGGTSPQVTISEVRVGLSDHGPVVLLSADGKTIPVFVDHTVAASIQAALTGERLPRPLSHDLMHTILEALGGRVIRTVITLKSGTFYGSLTVAFQGQEKVFDSRSSDSIALAIHFHAPILVGRDLLESAGTPSHEPKPQTL; from the coding sequence ATGATTTCGATCGCAGGGCGGTGGTTGCTTGGCGCACTGTGTGTCCTGGTGCCGGTCGTCTCCTCGGGCGATCTCTCGGCGCTTGCCGATGAGGGGGGCACATCTCCCCAGGTGACGATCAGCGAGGTCCGGGTCGGTTTATCCGATCATGGTCCCGTGGTGTTGCTCTCGGCAGATGGGAAGACCATCCCCGTATTCGTCGATCATACGGTGGCCGCCTCAATTCAAGCGGCGCTGACCGGTGAACGGCTGCCCCGTCCCCTCTCTCATGATTTGATGCATACCATTCTCGAAGCACTCGGCGGGCGGGTTATCCGGACCGTCATTACGTTGAAGTCCGGCACCTTCTACGGAAGCTTGACCGTGGCCTTTCAAGGGCAGGAGAAGGTGTTCGATAGCCGTTCGTCGGACTCCATTGCCCTGGCCATTCACTTTCATGCGCCGATTCTCGTGGGCCGCGATTTGCTGGAGTCGGCTGGTACCCCGTCTCATGAACCGAAACCGCAGACGCTCTAG
- a CDS encoding MBL fold metallo-hydrolase translates to MIRKTFSVPPLGCNCSIIGDPITKQALVVDPGGAPERILREVQALGLTVVSIVHTHAHFDHFLASGAMKQATGAALCLHPDDRPLWDMLETQCRMFGVPYVPAPPPDHWLTDEERVTIGQLEGVALHTPGHTPGSMCFHFPTAKLLVAGDTLFRGSIGRTDLWGGNFEAIEQSIRERLYTLDERTAVVTGHGAETEIGLERERNVFVRA, encoded by the coding sequence ATGATTCGCAAAACATTTTCTGTTCCCCCGCTGGGTTGTAATTGTTCCATCATCGGAGATCCCATCACCAAACAGGCGCTGGTGGTCGATCCGGGTGGTGCGCCCGAACGTATTCTGCGTGAGGTCCAGGCCTTGGGTTTGACGGTCGTGAGCATTGTGCATACACACGCACACTTCGATCACTTTTTGGCATCGGGTGCCATGAAGCAAGCCACCGGCGCGGCGCTCTGTCTGCATCCGGATGACCGGCCTCTATGGGACATGCTGGAGACACAGTGCCGCATGTTTGGTGTGCCCTATGTGCCTGCCCCGCCGCCGGATCATTGGCTTACCGATGAGGAGCGCGTGACGATCGGACAACTGGAGGGGGTGGCATTGCATACTCCCGGCCACACGCCCGGTTCCATGTGTTTTCATTTTCCGACCGCGAAGCTTCTCGTGGCAGGGGACACGTTATTTCGCGGCAGCATCGGCAGGACGGATCTGTGGGGCGGCAATTTTGAGGCCATCGAACAGTCGATCCGGGAGCGACTGTATACGCTCGATGAGCGGACCGCTGTGGTTACCGGGCATGGAGCCGAAACTGAAATTGGTTTGGAACGAGAGAGAAATGTGTTTGTGCGAGCCTAA